A region of Nostoc sp. 'Peltigera membranacea cyanobiont' N6 DNA encodes the following proteins:
- a CDS encoding alpha/beta hydrolase, translating into MNYKQSKNLLLVSLLTLVGCNFSPTVVAKPPQQQDLQTTPSAIPTQSSTGNLATHLTYKIATYNSQLMGASRTYGVSLPPGYEQNPKQRYPVIFLLHGGHGNPTDWFIQGKGQALKTVEQLYTTGKLPPSIIITPDGNDKRGSSPYWDPQYIDGPNGKVSTAVGDELVKVVQSRYRTLTNPDFWAIGGLSSGGWGAMNVGLHNVNHFSILFSHSGYFHDKSGPINSPITYIKSIPTPAKKRLRIYLDSGTSDIEEIDAAKNFSKVLNNLKISNSFRQFPGSHTWQYWREHLADSLTFVGEQFKSAEIANARKATNLGINDRKNIQNN; encoded by the coding sequence ATGAACTACAAACAATCAAAAAATCTCTTGCTAGTTTCACTATTAACCCTAGTTGGCTGTAATTTCTCTCCAACTGTTGTAGCAAAACCACCTCAACAGCAGGATTTACAAACAACGCCTTCCGCGATTCCAACCCAGTCTAGTACTGGTAACTTAGCTACTCACTTAACCTACAAAATTGCAACCTACAATAGTCAATTAATGGGTGCAAGTCGCACTTACGGCGTTTCTTTACCCCCTGGCTATGAGCAAAATCCAAAACAAAGATATCCTGTAATTTTTCTCCTCCACGGTGGACATGGTAATCCCACTGATTGGTTTATTCAAGGCAAGGGACAAGCTCTTAAGACTGTGGAACAACTTTATACTACAGGTAAGTTGCCACCCAGCATCATTATCACACCAGATGGCAACGACAAACGCGGTTCTAGTCCCTATTGGGACCCTCAATATATTGATGGCCCTAACGGTAAAGTCTCCACAGCCGTGGGCGATGAGTTGGTAAAAGTTGTGCAAAGCCGTTATCGTACACTAACTAATCCAGATTTTTGGGCAATAGGTGGTTTATCTTCTGGTGGTTGGGGTGCAATGAATGTGGGATTACACAACGTGAATCATTTCTCAATTTTATTTAGTCATAGTGGTTATTTTCACGATAAAAGCGGGCCGATAAATAGCCCAATAACTTATATTAAAAGCATTCCCACACCAGCTAAAAAAAGGTTGCGAATCTACCTAGATTCTGGGACATCAGATATTGAAGAAATCGACGCGGCCAAAAACTTTTCTAAAGTATTAAATAACTTAAAAATTTCTAATTCGTTTCGTCAGTTTCCTGGCAGTCATACTTGGCAATACTGGCGAGAACATTTAGCTGATTCTTTGACATTTGTGGGCGAACAATTTAAATCGGCTGAAATAGCAAATGCACGTAAGGCTACTAATTTAGGTATTAACGATCGCAAAAATATTCAAAACAATTAG
- a CDS encoding lysylphosphatidylglycerol synthase domain-containing protein, whose amino-acid sequence MLKKLQINFSTLFGLSLLVLSLWAIASELHEYNYRDILNSLAAIPKSRLSWAIWLTVLGYLVMIGYDILGFSYINRSLSWNKIALTSFISSAFSNTIGFALLTGSAIRYRFYSSWGVSAVAIAQVIAFANFTFWLGMFAVAGCLFLINPLKIPTQLHLPFVSVRPIGVIFLLLVAGYLVGSIFVKQPLIIRGQEFRFPDFKISLIQIAISSLDWILAAAVLYAVLPSNISLSYLDFLGIYLLAMFAGVISNVPGGLGVFETIILLILSSKVSAAAILGAMLAYRGVYYFLPLLVASGLLGLYEIIFRTRNLKNINKL is encoded by the coding sequence ATGCTTAAAAAACTGCAAATCAATTTCAGCACACTGTTTGGCTTGTCGTTGCTGGTGCTTTCTTTGTGGGCGATCGCTAGCGAACTGCACGAGTATAATTATCGTGACATCCTCAACTCTCTAGCTGCTATTCCTAAAAGCCGCTTAAGCTGGGCAATTTGGCTGACAGTCTTGGGCTATCTAGTGATGATTGGGTACGATATTTTGGGTTTTAGTTACATTAATCGTTCCCTAAGTTGGAACAAGATTGCTTTAACCAGCTTTATTAGCTCTGCATTTAGTAATACCATCGGTTTTGCTTTGCTGACTGGTAGTGCTATCCGTTATCGATTTTACTCCAGTTGGGGAGTGTCAGCAGTTGCGATCGCTCAAGTAATTGCTTTCGCCAATTTTACTTTTTGGCTGGGGATGTTTGCCGTTGCTGGTTGCTTATTTCTCATCAATCCCCTGAAAATTCCTACTCAACTACATTTACCTTTTGTCAGTGTGCGTCCCATCGGCGTAATTTTTCTGCTATTGGTCGCTGGTTATTTGGTAGGAAGTATTTTTGTTAAACAACCGTTAATAATTCGGGGACAAGAATTTCGATTTCCTGATTTTAAGATATCCCTGATCCAGATAGCAATTTCTAGTCTTGATTGGATTTTAGCCGCAGCAGTTCTTTATGCTGTGCTTCCCAGTAATATATCTCTGTCCTATCTTGACTTTTTGGGTATCTACTTACTAGCGATGTTTGCAGGAGTTATTAGTAATGTCCCTGGTGGTTTGGGAGTATTTGAAACTATAATTTTGCTGATTCTCTCATCCAAAGTTTCGGCTGCGGCAATTTTGGGAGCAATGCTAGCTTATCGGGGAGTCTATTATTTCTTACCTTTGCTAGTAGCATCGGGTTTGCTAGGACTTTATGAAATTATATTTAGAACCCGTAATTTAAAAAATATCAATAAACTGTAA
- a CDS encoding MerR family transcriptional regulator codes for MNQMSGFTRQETMHLAGCTSSRLAYLEKVGLVIPYRFGINARPTVVFSWEQLLEIRAIRNLRKNISLQTVRKIIKFLDDSGYDNGLRDKQLIVIGDEVFWVKQDWSDFGENLPTTVKVADKSNKQVGQYVLLVIPSLIDIVNEIWEAARQSKVIDFKSFEQRAKVLPA; via the coding sequence ATGAACCAGATGTCAGGTTTTACAAGGCAAGAGACAATGCATCTGGCAGGTTGTACTTCCAGCCGACTTGCCTATCTGGAGAAGGTAGGTCTGGTCATTCCATACAGATTTGGGATTAATGCAAGACCAACTGTAGTTTTTAGCTGGGAGCAGCTTCTAGAAATACGAGCTATCAGAAATTTAAGAAAAAATATCTCTCTACAAACAGTCAGAAAGATAATAAAATTTTTAGACGATAGCGGTTATGATAACGGCTTGAGGGATAAACAGTTAATTGTTATCGGCGATGAAGTTTTCTGGGTTAAGCAAGACTGGTCAGACTTTGGCGAAAATTTGCCCACAACTGTAAAAGTAGCAGACAAAAGTAATAAGCAAGTAGGTCAGTACGTTCTACTTGTGATACCTTCACTAATAGATATTGTGAATGAAATTTGGGAAGCTGCTAGACAGTCGAAAGTAATAGACTTCAAAAGCTTTGAGCAAAGAGCAAAAGTTTTGCCAGCTTAG
- a CDS encoding alpha/beta hydrolase — MKISKFLISLVGAIALLTSAGYYYVFILGAPQLDPPKEEADTGLKFQLATFNSQAMGAVRNYGVILPPGYKKNLQKRYPVIFLLHGGHDDARAYADKYAVLDVLHELYKSGKLPPSIVITPDGNDNRGSSPLYDPDYFDGPNGKMGTLIGSELVQVVKSRYRTLEQPQFWALGGLSSGGWGALNIGLRYLNNFHILFSHSGYFTDNSGSQNSPQQIVQQLSAEDRKQLRVYLDAGLNDTNLLASTKAFNETLNKLGIAHVFYAFPGGHGLSGADIGWNYFHKHLKDSLSYVGEQFKKVKS, encoded by the coding sequence ATGAAGATTTCTAAATTTTTAATTAGTTTGGTAGGAGCGATCGCACTCCTCACTTCTGCTGGTTATTATTATGTATTTATCTTGGGTGCGCCACAACTAGACCCACCCAAAGAAGAGGCAGATACTGGGCTCAAGTTTCAATTAGCAACCTTCAACTCCCAAGCGATGGGTGCAGTCCGCAACTACGGCGTGATTTTGCCCCCTGGCTATAAGAAAAATCTGCAAAAGCGCTACCCTGTAATATTTTTGCTCCACGGTGGTCATGATGATGCCCGTGCCTATGCTGACAAGTATGCAGTCTTAGACGTACTGCATGAACTTTATAAAAGTGGAAAATTACCGCCATCAATTGTGATTACACCTGATGGTAACGATAATCGCGGTTCTAGTCCTTTATACGATCCCGATTACTTTGATGGGCCGAATGGCAAAATGGGGACTTTGATTGGCTCAGAATTAGTGCAGGTTGTCAAGTCGCGCTACCGCACTTTAGAACAACCCCAGTTTTGGGCGTTGGGAGGTTTGTCTTCTGGGGGATGGGGGGCACTAAATATCGGGTTACGCTATCTGAACAACTTTCATATTCTGTTTAGCCATAGCGGTTATTTTACCGATAATAGCGGTTCACAAAATAGTCCTCAACAAATTGTGCAACAGCTATCAGCTGAAGATAGAAAGCAATTACGTGTTTACCTGGATGCAGGTCTGAACGATACTAATTTGCTAGCTTCTACCAAAGCTTTCAACGAAACCTTAAACAAATTAGGCATTGCTCACGTATTTTATGCCTTTCCAGGCGGTCATGGTTTGTCAGGTGCAGATATAGGCTGGAACTACTTCCACAAGCACCTTAAAGATTCGCTCTCGTATGTAGGAGAACAATTTAAAAAAGTTAAGAGTTAA
- a CDS encoding agenet domain-containing protein, producing the protein MKNKVLFGAIFMATWVGTLIPGALAASPCSVGQKAEVLWKQAWYPATVLKVNDEKCYITYDGYDSSWNEWVGNARFRASFQAGDSVRILWKGKWYQGQVLEVSNNLYKITYDGYDSSWDEWVEPSRVSR; encoded by the coding sequence ATGAAAAACAAAGTATTGTTTGGTGCTATTTTCATGGCAACTTGGGTAGGAACACTGATTCCTGGTGCTTTAGCTGCCTCACCCTGTTCTGTGGGACAAAAAGCTGAGGTTCTTTGGAAGCAAGCATGGTATCCAGCAACGGTACTTAAGGTTAATGATGAGAAGTGCTACATTACATACGATGGTTATGATAGTTCCTGGAATGAATGGGTTGGCAATGCACGCTTCCGGGCATCATTTCAAGCTGGAGATTCAGTGAGAATTTTGTGGAAGGGGAAATGGTATCAAGGGCAGGTTTTAGAAGTTAGTAACAATCTTTATAAAATTACTTATGATGGCTACGATAGTTCTTGGGATGAGTGGGTTGAACCTTCTAGAGTAAGCAGATAG